One stretch of Thermoprotei archaeon DNA includes these proteins:
- a CDS encoding serine hydrolase, which yields MELHYGSPEEAGLDKIRLDKINEFMKKYVNDAFPGAVLLIARKGVIAFHEAYGNSQTIPIKRVMTKDTIFDIASLTKPLATSIIIMRLIEDGLINLRQKVSTIFDEIEKDETKREITLWHLLTHTSGLPAWEPFYKDFKNKKEIIKAALNASPTNKPGEKYMYSDLGYIILTGIAEEISGKTFDKLFEEYVASPIHLKDTMFNPPDHLKFRIAATELCEWRGKVLVGSVHDENAYAMGGVSGHAGLFSTALEIAKIAQTILNGGIYGSKEILSKPSVQTMIKNHVKHLGAGYGLGWMINDTPNGTSAGDLFSEKSFGHTGFTGTSLWVDPEKELIVVLLTNRVHPTRQNTKLIELRPKIHNMIASALTKF from the coding sequence ATGGAATTGCATTATGGAAGCCCTGAAGAAGCTGGATTAGACAAGATTAGATTAGATAAAATCAATGAATTCATGAAAAAATACGTTAATGATGCTTTTCCAGGTGCTGTACTTCTCATTGCACGTAAAGGTGTGATTGCATTTCATGAGGCATACGGTAACTCACAAACCATACCAATAAAAAGGGTAATGACTAAAGACACAATATTTGATATAGCATCACTCACTAAACCTTTAGCGACATCGATAATCATTATGAGATTAATTGAAGATGGTCTTATAAATTTAAGACAAAAAGTTTCAACAATATTCGACGAAATAGAAAAAGACGAAACAAAACGAGAAATCACACTATGGCACCTACTCACTCATACATCCGGGTTACCTGCATGGGAACCTTTTTACAAAGACTTTAAAAACAAAAAAGAGATAATTAAAGCTGCGCTTAATGCTTCCCCTACAAACAAACCAGGTGAAAAATACATGTACAGTGATTTAGGCTACATTATCTTAACTGGCATTGCAGAAGAAATTTCCGGTAAAACATTTGACAAATTATTTGAAGAATATGTAGCATCGCCCATACATCTCAAAGATACAATGTTCAATCCACCAGATCATTTAAAATTCCGCATAGCAGCAACAGAATTATGCGAATGGAGAGGAAAAGTCTTAGTTGGTTCTGTTCATGATGAGAATGCTTACGCAATGGGTGGCGTGAGCGGACATGCTGGACTTTTCTCAACAGCATTAGAAATAGCTAAAATAGCACAAACAATACTTAATGGTGGAATCTACGGATCAAAAGAAATTCTATCGAAACCTTCTGTTCAGACTATGATAAAAAATCATGTTAAACATTTAGGTGCTGGTTATGGTTTAGGATGGATGATAAATGATACGCCCAATGGAACATCAGCCGGTGACCTCTTTTCTGAGAAATCTTTCGGCCACACTGGCTTTACAGGAACATCACTTTGGGTTGATCCAGAAAAAGAACTAATAGTAGTTCTACTTACCAACAGAGTACATCCAACAAGACAAAATACAAAACTTATAGAACTAAGACCAAAAATACACAACATGATAGCATCGGCCTTAACAAAATTTTAG
- a CDS encoding CBS domain-containing protein: MSYAIKIKVKELMTPKDKLVTVKPSITILEAAKILIEKNIGSVLVVEDDKLAGIFTERDVVRIVANEVSPNERLEKVITRNLITINEEDYLSKASLLMREKNIRHLPVVNKEGKVIGIISARDLAVYFYTISERILKSIENYFKKQANTERET, translated from the coding sequence ATGTCTTATGCAATAAAAATTAAGGTTAAAGAGTTAATGACGCCTAAGGATAAGCTAGTAACAGTAAAGCCTTCAATAACAATACTTGAGGCAGCAAAAATACTAATTGAAAAGAATATAGGGTCAGTCTTAGTAGTGGAGGATGATAAGCTTGCAGGCATATTTACCGAAAGAGATGTAGTCAGGATTGTAGCTAATGAAGTCAGTCCAAATGAACGTTTAGAGAAAGTAATTACAAGGAATCTTATTACTATTAATGAAGAGGACTATCTATCTAAAGCATCGTTGCTGATGAGAGAAAAGAACATCAGACACTTACCAGTTGTTAATAAAGAAGGAAAAGTAATTGGCATCATTTCTGCAAGAGATTTAGCGGTATACTTCTACACAATAAGTGAAAGAATTTTAAAAAGCATAGAGAATTACTTCAAAAAACAAGCTAACACGGAAAGAGAGACTTAA
- a CDS encoding transposase, protein MTIQAGVVGLTRRKKDLLDREYFNLQKFLRGDKTVPLYSANKQQALRYYQRVKHKEYPLSLRNDLINLRKAKAFWFLKIPVYGVRGGIKVPVKPHRKFPENAKLCESKIVKRKDRYIAMLTFEFPAPPMRECSSILAVDLGERFAATAVLWQNENVMKAQFYGKEIRGIRRHYAWLRKRLQERGLTQVVKRVGSKERRVVNVILHRVSKWIVNFALATNSYIVLGDLKGIRRRVKGKGKRLNRIVNSMPYYRLTKMIEYKAMLVGIPVITTSEAYTSITCHVCGCEGKRKTQGLFVCPHCGEYNADLNGAINIAKKFERWMSYMPIYGAASEPALNHACVEAPSVRVG, encoded by the coding sequence TTGACTATCCAAGCGGGTGTTGTTGGACTGACTCGAAGGAAAAAAGACTTGTTGGATAGGGAATACTTTAACCTTCAGAAGTTTCTTAGGGGAGACAAGACTGTTCCGTTGTATTCGGCGAATAAGCAACAAGCTCTTAGATACTATCAAAGAGTTAAGCATAAAGAGTATCCGCTTAGCTTGAGAAACGACTTAATTAACCTTAGAAAGGCTAAGGCATTTTGGTTTTTGAAGATTCCAGTCTATGGCGTAAGGGGAGGAATAAAGGTTCCAGTTAAGCCTCACAGGAAGTTTCCAGAAAACGCTAAACTATGCGAAAGCAAAATCGTAAAGCGAAAAGACCGCTACATCGCCATGTTAACCTTCGAGTTTCCAGCCCCGCCCATGCGAGAATGCTCCTCCATCCTTGCTGTGGATTTGGGCGAGCGTTTCGCTGCCACTGCGGTGCTTTGGCAGAATGAAAACGTAATGAAAGCCCAATTCTACGGTAAGGAAATAAGAGGCATAAGACGACATTACGCATGGCTCCGTAAGAGGCTTCAAGAGAGAGGTCTAACCCAAGTCGTGAAGAGAGTTGGAAGCAAGGAGAGAAGGGTGGTTAACGTCATCCTTCATCGAGTCAGCAAATGGATAGTCAACTTCGCCCTTGCAACCAACTCTTACATAGTTTTGGGAGACCTAAAGGGAATAAGAAGGAGAGTGAAGGGCAAAGGCAAACGCTTAAACAGGATAGTAAACAGCATGCCATATTATCGCTTAACGAAAATGATAGAGTATAAAGCTATGCTCGTAGGCATACCAGTGATAACCACAAGCGAAGCCTACACTTCAATAACGTGCCATGTCTGCGGGTGTGAAGGAAAGCGCAAAACTCAGGGCTTGTTCGTCTGCCCCCACTGCGGAGAATACAACGCAGACCTAAACGGAGCCATCAACATCGCTAAAAAATTTGAGAGGTGGATGAGCTATATGCCCATCTACGGGGCTGCAAGTGAACCAGCCCTTAACCACGCTTGCGTGGAAGCCCCATCCGTAAGAGTGGGGTAG
- the nagZ gene encoding beta-N-acetylhexosaminidase, with product MGYRKTLQDEEKFSNQMSLEEKVGNLFMFGFDNTGDSTTVTEELRTLIEQYHVGGVIYFSRNLKSAKQAAELSQSIQSVVKRNHKLPIIIAADQEGGNVVRLKDGTIFPGNMGLGAINSKKIVYEVSRIIGRELISVGINMNLAPVLDVNTNPRNPVIGIRSFGSDPEMVASLGGAYIEGLHSEGVLAVAKHFPGHGDTSLDSHLDLPIVNKELDELMKIHIKPFIDAINIFNVDAIMTAHVVYPALDKENPATLSSKILTDLLRKKFGFNGVIMTDDMEMKAISDRYSPSDASIKALKAGADLLLFSHTYSKQVEAYNAVLKAVENEHITNKELDEKIRRVHQLKLRITDHMSKIDPLIVGKKEHRDFELEVAKKSVILLKNDNRVLPIENKRAVIIVESKIGVLLQVEEKQQPLYLSEVLKNSLKKIKSIIINKDLSNNDYSKVFKLLEDDNTAVFLAVILSKEDAEFFNKIVRNNKYDNDTVTILLKNPFLINYLDTNLSDSIVIGYAHTPCMIVAISELITGKIKPNGRLPVNLNEEYKIGYGMRDF from the coding sequence TTGGGATATCGAAAAACGCTTCAGGATGAAGAGAAATTTAGCAATCAGATGAGTCTTGAGGAAAAAGTTGGTAATTTGTTTATGTTTGGGTTTGACAATACTGGTGATAGTACAACAGTTACGGAAGAATTACGAACTCTCATCGAGCAGTATCATGTTGGGGGAGTAATTTATTTTTCTAGAAATTTAAAGAGCGCTAAACAAGCTGCTGAGCTCTCTCAATCTATACAATCAGTAGTGAAGCGTAATCATAAACTACCCATTATTATAGCTGCAGATCAAGAAGGTGGTAACGTGGTTAGATTAAAGGATGGTACAATATTTCCTGGTAATATGGGCCTTGGTGCTATAAATTCTAAAAAAATTGTTTATGAGGTGAGTCGTATTATCGGTAGGGAGTTAATATCGGTAGGAATAAACATGAATTTGGCACCAGTCTTAGATGTAAACACGAACCCTAGAAATCCTGTGATAGGTATTAGATCATTTGGTAGCGATCCTGAAATGGTTGCGTCACTAGGTGGAGCATATATTGAAGGTCTTCATTCTGAAGGTGTGCTCGCTGTTGCAAAACATTTTCCAGGACATGGTGATACATCGTTAGATTCACACTTAGATCTTCCAATAGTAAATAAGGAACTCGATGAACTAATGAAAATCCATATAAAACCATTCATAGATGCGATTAATATATTTAATGTCGATGCTATAATGACCGCGCACGTAGTGTATCCAGCTCTTGATAAGGAAAATCCTGCAACCCTTTCAAGTAAAATATTAACAGACTTATTACGTAAAAAGTTCGGATTTAATGGTGTTATAATGACAGATGATATGGAGATGAAAGCAATAAGTGATAGATATTCACCTAGTGATGCCTCTATTAAGGCTTTAAAAGCAGGCGCCGATCTTTTACTTTTCTCTCACACATATTCTAAACAGGTTGAAGCTTATAATGCCGTTCTCAAAGCAGTAGAAAATGAACATATCACAAACAAGGAGTTAGATGAAAAAATCAGAAGAGTTCATCAACTTAAACTTCGCATTACAGATCACATGAGCAAAATAGATCCATTGATTGTTGGTAAAAAGGAACATCGTGATTTTGAATTAGAGGTCGCTAAAAAGTCTGTCATATTATTAAAAAATGATAACCGAGTACTACCAATTGAGAATAAGCGAGCTGTTATAATTGTTGAATCAAAAATAGGTGTTTTATTACAAGTTGAAGAGAAACAACAACCACTATATTTATCTGAAGTACTTAAAAATTCTCTTAAAAAAATAAAAAGCATAATTATTAACAAGGATTTAAGTAACAATGATTATAGCAAAGTTTTTAAACTTTTAGAGGATGATAATACAGCTGTATTTTTAGCTGTAATTTTGTCCAAAGAAGACGCCGAATTCTTTAATAAAATAGTGCGAAATAATAAATATGATAATGATACTGTAACAATCCTTTTAAAGAATCCTTTCCTCATAAATTATTTAGATACCAATCTCAGTGATTCAATAGTAATAGGATATGCCCATACACCATGCATGATTGTTGCAATTAGCGAACTTATTACAGGAAAAATTAAGCCTAATGGTAGATTGCCAGTTAACCTGAACGAAGAGTATAAAATTGGTTATGGGATGAGAGATTTTTAG